One segment of Candidatus Scalindua japonica DNA contains the following:
- a CDS encoding polysaccharide biosynthesis/export family protein, with amino-acid sequence MNNLYHQAGLISFRYFSLLFIVIFGGCSFSKYTPSSVTETYNQKDEYIHAHVDPQYALGSGDIIDINVWREDDLNRRILINQSGEISYPFVGNIQINGMSMFQLKDIITETLSEYFINPQVTVNIVTSQSKKIFVLGEVRQPGMFNMFGPTTAIEAVSMASGFTRDAKKKNVLLVRGGLNDPDLKSLNLKAALKKGDITQNLALQPGDVLYVPTVAFASTERFFNRINSIIRPIINMEYGLAIWPQVEDTLNISGREGSRSTTQIQLIP; translated from the coding sequence ATGAATAATTTATATCATCAAGCCGGGTTGATAAGTTTTCGGTATTTTTCTCTCTTATTCATTGTGATCTTTGGAGGTTGCTCGTTTTCGAAGTACACGCCCAGCTCGGTTACTGAAACATATAACCAAAAAGATGAATACATACACGCTCATGTTGACCCGCAGTATGCCCTCGGTTCAGGAGATATCATAGATATAAATGTCTGGAGGGAAGATGACCTGAATCGAAGGATCTTAATAAATCAATCAGGAGAAATCTCATATCCTTTTGTGGGCAATATCCAGATAAATGGCATGAGCATGTTTCAACTCAAGGATATAATAACAGAAACGCTTTCTGAATATTTTATTAATCCGCAAGTTACCGTAAATATTGTCACTAGTCAAAGCAAAAAAATCTTTGTTTTAGGTGAAGTAAGACAACCGGGGATGTTTAATATGTTCGGCCCTACAACAGCTATAGAGGCAGTATCAATGGCTAGTGGCTTTACGAGAGATGCAAAGAAGAAAAACGTCCTTCTTGTCAGGGGTGGGCTAAACGACCCTGACCTCAAGTCTCTGAACCTCAAGGCAGCGTTAAAGAAAGGCGATATAACTCAGAATTTAGCGTTACAACCAGGTGATGTTCTTTATGTCCCAACAGTGGCTTTTGCCAGTACGGAACGTTTCTTTAACCGAATTAACAGTATTATCAGACCTATTATTAATATGGAATACGGATTAGCTATCTGGCCTCAGGTTGAGGACACATTAAACATTTCGGGGAGGGAGGGTAGCCGCTCAACAACACAGATCCAGCTTATCCCTTAG
- a CDS encoding B12-binding domain-containing radical SAM protein, with product MNILLITLLEEINPLGLLHLSTFLKDNGNQVTTAFVPLNPKEELFGIEGNRVISDHEISETLDLIAEKKPDLFGMTLMTTHYYSAVKLTKKVKETFPEIPIVWGGVHPTLLPEECIEYADIVCRGEGEGAMLELVKHLENGESIENIGSLWVRDKDKITRNEIKPLTQDMDSLGFPRFDWENNYVLYDGKMQNLNKSIYQQCVPRKGRIYDVLTIRGCPYRCSYCSNSSFHQVYKGKGKIVRGRSIESILEELEYVKKEFDFVGIINFQDDVFLVKRDEGWLENFCNQYKEKIGLTFACKGSPREVSEENISLLKKGGLGYFQIGIQGSDRVNREIYNRTTSSRNKIIEASRVLHKHKVVANFDVILDDPFATDEDTLEVIDTLTKIKKPFLISCFSMTFFPATVITKMAKERGLFSKGKDGYILKATQAKRTYLNNLVEIAPRLPAFVIRTFVKHRGEKLAKVILDAYIYIHFNIIFKIMYSISKYPRLLSFLKKIRYSLSTSWR from the coding sequence ATGAATATTCTGTTAATTACTCTTCTGGAAGAGATAAATCCATTAGGGTTATTGCATTTGTCTACATTCCTGAAAGATAATGGGAATCAGGTTACAACCGCATTTGTACCTCTAAACCCCAAAGAAGAACTGTTCGGGATAGAAGGGAATCGAGTTATTAGTGATCACGAAATCTCTGAAACATTAGACTTAATTGCAGAGAAAAAACCTGACCTTTTTGGCATGACCTTGATGACTACACACTACTACAGTGCTGTTAAGCTCACAAAAAAAGTCAAAGAAACTTTTCCTGAGATACCAATAGTGTGGGGTGGCGTGCATCCAACTCTACTTCCTGAAGAATGTATAGAATATGCAGATATAGTGTGTAGAGGTGAAGGTGAAGGCGCAATGCTGGAGCTTGTTAAACATCTTGAAAATGGAGAATCTATTGAAAATATTGGAAGCCTCTGGGTAAGGGATAAAGATAAAATTACACGAAATGAAATAAAGCCTCTAACGCAGGATATGGATTCACTGGGATTTCCCCGGTTTGACTGGGAAAACAATTATGTTTTATATGATGGAAAAATGCAGAACCTGAACAAATCAATATATCAACAATGTGTTCCACGAAAAGGCCGCATATATGATGTATTGACGATTAGAGGCTGTCCATATCGTTGCAGTTATTGTAGTAATTCCAGTTTTCATCAGGTTTATAAAGGGAAAGGGAAAATTGTAAGAGGAAGAAGTATTGAAAGCATCTTGGAAGAGCTGGAATATGTAAAGAAAGAGTTTGACTTTGTGGGAATTATTAACTTTCAGGATGACGTCTTTTTAGTGAAAAGAGATGAAGGATGGTTGGAGAATTTCTGTAATCAATATAAAGAGAAGATTGGACTCACATTTGCTTGTAAAGGTTCTCCAAGGGAAGTATCAGAGGAAAATATCTCACTGCTAAAGAAAGGTGGTTTAGGATATTTTCAAATCGGAATACAAGGAAGTGACCGAGTTAACAGAGAAATATATAATAGGACCACCAGTTCACGTAACAAAATCATAGAGGCATCCAGGGTATTGCATAAACATAAAGTCGTTGCAAATTTTGACGTGATCCTTGATGACCCCTTTGCTACCGATGAAGATACTCTGGAAGTTATCGATACGCTTACAAAGATAAAAAAACCTTTTCTCATCAGCTGCTTCTCAATGACTTTTTTCCCCGCTACAGTAATTACTAAAATGGCAAAAGAACGAGGTCTGTTTTCTAAAGGAAAGGATGGATACATACTTAAAGCTACTCAGGCAAAAAGGACCTATCTTAACAACCTCGTTGAGATTGCTCCCAGACTTCCAGCTTTCGTTATCAGGACATTTGTGAAACATAGAGGAGAGAAACTTGCTAAAGTGATATTAGATGCATATATTTATATACATTTTAATATTATATTTAAAATAATGTATTCAATTTCAAAATATCCAAGGCTTCTTTCCTTTCTTAAGAAAATCCGTTATAGTCTCAGTACTTCCTGGAGATAA
- a CDS encoding radical SAM/SPASM domain-containing protein: protein MAMRKKTASPGFKMSRLLTGLSKVFIGKILFKKFHFIPHRPPMLVVELTNNCNLRCIMCEYPLMQRDGMNMDTQLAKKVLKECSEWGISRVGLSRLGEPLLHPDISEIIKFAKESGIRHVSMVCNAMLLTEEKAQKIIDSGLDLILFSIDAARKETFEKIRKGADYDKVVTNIERFIKMRNELSQEKPWIEVNICLMKENVDELPLIIEKWGQLVERVKICPVVPLEHTNDNLIVDAPTYNGKKKACDFLWTRMVVLSNGDVTVCCADKDGDMSVGNAQKSSLKELWNSDKIRRIREIHFSKKFEKLPLCKQCCMVDEDWFNAEKAIINKYEKEWKPFGILPSSFFS from the coding sequence ATGGCAATGCGTAAAAAGACTGCCAGTCCAGGTTTTAAGATGTCAAGGCTGTTGACAGGATTGAGTAAGGTATTTATTGGTAAAATACTTTTTAAAAAATTCCATTTTATACCACATCGCCCTCCAATGTTGGTTGTAGAACTTACTAATAATTGTAATTTGCGTTGCATTATGTGTGAGTACCCATTGATGCAGAGAGATGGGATGAATATGGATACTCAACTTGCTAAAAAAGTGCTGAAAGAGTGTTCAGAATGGGGAATATCCAGGGTAGGGCTCTCCAGATTGGGAGAACCGTTATTGCATCCGGATATTTCTGAGATCATTAAATTTGCTAAAGAGAGTGGAATTCGTCACGTTTCCATGGTTTGCAATGCAATGTTACTTACGGAAGAAAAGGCCCAGAAAATAATCGATTCAGGCCTCGATTTGATTTTATTCTCTATTGATGCTGCCAGAAAAGAAACCTTTGAGAAGATCAGGAAAGGCGCTGATTACGACAAAGTAGTTACTAATATTGAGAGATTCATCAAGATGAGGAATGAGCTTTCTCAAGAAAAACCATGGATAGAAGTAAATATCTGTTTAATGAAAGAGAATGTTGACGAGTTACCTCTGATTATTGAAAAGTGGGGCCAGTTAGTGGAACGTGTTAAAATTTGCCCTGTTGTACCTCTGGAACATACCAACGATAACTTGATTGTTGATGCACCAACTTATAACGGGAAAAAAAAGGCTTGTGATTTTCTTTGGACGAGAATGGTGGTGCTTTCGAATGGAGATGTGACCGTATGTTGTGCAGATAAAGATGGTGATATGAGTGTTGGAAATGCACAAAAATCATCACTCAAGGAACTTTGGAATTCTGACAAGATACGTAGGATTCGCGAAATTCATTTTAGTAAAAAATTTGAGAAGTTGCCATTATGTAAGCAATGTTGTATGGTTGACGAAGATTGGTTTAATGCTGAAAAAGCGATCATAAACAAGTACGAAAAGGAGTGGAAACCGTTTGGTATTTTACCAAGTAGCTTCTTTTCATAA
- a CDS encoding GumC family protein, with translation MDYTSSNQERLLSILYVVFRRKWFILFFSIITFLGIMAGTWLAPHYYKATTKVFIHNNPKQEITLFPDIAKYAERDNRASLSQDLVQLLISDDLAREIVTLFEIDKIYYKKNYEPESLRDIVWYYIHKTIDVIKYPYTFFKSLLVYSGLSEPEPEEDYFFSALGWFTGDWLDVSAVREARVVNISIWGPSPRLASDIANKMAELLVKRTLEITRSQALEGYDFTVSQLKGTEEQYLDSLESLKRFREENNIVSIDEQKKVTILSLNKFENEAAELIAELSGVTNKASEISAKIKNENEMIISSDITGNNILVVELKSRLKDLEIALKTMLLEKTEKNIDVIKLRSQINEINSKLKKELENIVNSKTEGINPLHQSLRQQLIDLESQKQYLDAKSKVVYSTISNIKKDLILLSNKGIELETLVTSVEIYRTLYKTVKDKLEKLLVMKANEINEYGLSTITRANLPDVMSVTWPWFKINVFYVGIPLSIIAAFLACFFLDFWVDVFSTRKEIELFTGLPVIGSIPDIKNKGR, from the coding sequence ATGGATTATACTTCATCGAATCAAGAAAGACTGTTAAGTATTTTATACGTAGTTTTTCGACGTAAATGGTTTATTCTTTTTTTTTCTATTATCACCTTTCTGGGAATTATGGCAGGAACGTGGTTGGCTCCACACTATTACAAAGCAACAACGAAGGTATTTATCCATAATAATCCAAAGCAAGAAATAACTCTTTTTCCTGATATCGCAAAATATGCGGAGCGGGACAACAGGGCAAGTCTTTCACAAGATCTAGTCCAGCTTTTAATAAGTGATGATTTAGCAAGAGAGATAGTTACTCTCTTCGAAATTGATAAGATTTATTATAAGAAAAATTATGAGCCAGAGTCATTACGCGATATCGTCTGGTATTATATTCATAAAACAATAGATGTAATCAAGTACCCATATACATTCTTTAAGTCTCTATTAGTCTATTCTGGTCTATCAGAGCCTGAACCGGAAGAAGACTATTTTTTCTCTGCTTTGGGTTGGTTTACAGGTGATTGGTTAGATGTAAGTGCGGTGAGAGAAGCCAGGGTTGTCAATATTTCAATTTGGGGACCATCGCCTCGCCTTGCTTCAGATATTGCCAACAAGATGGCAGAACTTCTGGTTAAAAGAACCCTTGAAATTACACGCAGTCAGGCTTTGGAAGGTTATGACTTTACTGTCAGTCAGCTTAAAGGTACGGAAGAGCAGTACCTTGACAGCTTGGAATCCTTAAAGAGATTCAGAGAAGAGAATAATATAGTTTCAATTGATGAGCAGAAAAAAGTTACTATATTGAGTCTCAACAAATTTGAAAATGAAGCTGCTGAGCTTATTGCTGAGTTGAGTGGAGTGACAAATAAGGCCAGTGAGATAAGTGCAAAAATAAAAAATGAGAATGAAATGATAATATCTTCCGATATTACTGGTAACAACATCCTTGTGGTGGAGCTTAAATCACGTTTGAAAGATCTGGAAATTGCTCTCAAAACAATGTTACTTGAAAAGACGGAGAAAAATATAGACGTTATTAAATTAAGGAGTCAAATTAACGAAATTAATAGTAAGTTGAAAAAGGAGCTGGAGAATATAGTTAATAGTAAAACTGAAGGGATCAATCCCTTACATCAAAGTCTTCGACAGCAGCTTATAGATCTGGAATCACAGAAACAATATCTTGATGCGAAGAGCAAAGTTGTATACAGTACCATTTCTAACATTAAGAAGGATCTTATTCTTTTGTCAAATAAAGGGATAGAACTTGAAACACTAGTGACATCTGTAGAAATATACAGAACACTCTACAAAACAGTTAAGGACAAACTTGAGAAATTACTTGTTATGAAAGCCAATGAGATCAACGAGTACGGATTAAGCACTATTACCAGGGCAAACCTGCCTGACGTAATGTCAGTAACGTGGCCATGGTTCAAAATAAATGTTTTTTACGTTGGAATTCCCCTAAGTATTATAGCTGCGTTTCTTGCATGTTTCTTTTTAGATTTTTGGGTTGATGTATTTAGTACCAGGAAGGAGATTGAGCTTTTTACGGGATTACCTGTGATTGGTTCAATACCAGATATCAAAAATAAGGGAAGATAA
- a CDS encoding S8 family serine peptidase yields MVYKLYKIEEIVFFVTILLLPSFLSTSCVDSADVDPSVQLEERAKTNLPRIMVKFEDGVADASIAAVLENVGVRQLKTFEYTGICVLEVTDSRKTIKEICLQLNNSGIVKYAEVDHTVSTNTFPGQEKGAAGK; encoded by the coding sequence ATGGTATATAAGCTATATAAAATAGAAGAAATTGTCTTTTTTGTCACCATATTACTACTACCATCATTTCTGAGTACATCCTGCGTTGATTCTGCAGATGTTGACCCTTCAGTTCAACTTGAGGAAAGGGCGAAGACAAATCTACCGCGCATAATGGTAAAGTTCGAGGATGGTGTAGCTGATGCTTCCATAGCTGCGGTTCTTGAAAATGTGGGAGTAAGACAGCTTAAGACGTTTGAGTATACAGGTATATGTGTTCTTGAAGTTACGGATAGTCGAAAAACTATCAAAGAAATATGTCTACAATTAAACAATTCTGGTATAGTGAAGTATGCTGAGGTAGATCATACGGTCAGCACGAACACTTTTCCTGGTCAAGAAAAAGGCGCTGCGGGTAAATAA
- a CDS encoding S8 family peptidase: protein MLTLLNTIYKRNVFIAATLFFICLLLNVSFADLSDSTSSHKSESCIDFNPDRIIVKFKGEVAGISAGGVIENAGINILKTFNCTGVCVLELVDKQKSVKEICDQLNQSGMVEYAEPDYIVHADAIPNDPRFPDLWGLNNIGQSGGSPNADIDAPEAWNSETGSNSVIVAVIDTGVDYNHEDLVGNMWINPGETPGNGIDDDGNGYIDDIHGINSILGTGDSMDNSNHGTHVAGTIGAKGNNGIGVAGVNWDIKIIGCKFLNSFGIGSTSDAIECLEYLIWLKNNGIDVKLSNNSWGGGGFSQGLHDAIEAAGDAGILFCASAGNASNDNDTTPSYPSGYDLPNIIAVASTDRNDRLSSFSSYGATSVDLAAPGSSILSTTPGNTYSTFSGTSMSAPHVGGACALVWAQNPSYSYLDVKETILSTVDVLQNLTGKTLTDGRLNINNAINCDAGNPQLTSSLQNGFEVTVGEDVIVKTKLVACALLKGAAVTATFGSTGGQINLLDNGVAPDVTANDGVYTGTWVPSSVTALTVTIDAVHNTNNYQLLINGDVMSFDGYHYDDTVVFNWIDISGTGTPVPLGDDDFAHFQIPFPIAFYGTGINSQAIYNNISIGSNGQIYFDNNSFGNQYSNSTLPYSNTSVPFIALFWDDLNPSGSNMVFWEVRGTAPNRQLIVQYNQVPHYNRVGAATFEIVFYENSENILMQYLDVDFGNANYNNGSSATIGMQRDQQFAQQYSFNQPSLQNDMAILWYQTGQIPPSVKIKVNGNDDLVSVSPNDNVTYSLSIDAGDSLGLPVELWLGVMSPYGTFRILSGIDIPLINLSDTNLFTFPLPAGIWAWFIIIDDKPDDVLDLKWYDWAVVLSLPN, encoded by the coding sequence ATGCTTACTCTACTTAATACCATTTATAAAAGAAATGTGTTCATTGCGGCGACACTCTTTTTTATCTGTTTACTCCTTAATGTATCCTTTGCAGACTTGTCGGACAGCACGTCTTCTCATAAGTCTGAGAGTTGTATAGACTTTAATCCGGACCGTATAATAGTAAAATTCAAGGGTGAGGTTGCTGGTATATCTGCAGGTGGTGTCATAGAAAACGCCGGAATAAATATCTTAAAAACATTTAATTGTACCGGTGTCTGTGTGCTTGAATTAGTCGATAAACAAAAAAGTGTTAAAGAAATTTGTGACCAATTGAATCAATCCGGTATGGTAGAGTATGCAGAGCCTGACTATATTGTTCATGCAGATGCTATTCCGAACGATCCACGATTTCCTGATCTGTGGGGGCTAAATAATATAGGTCAAAGCGGAGGTTCACCAAATGCAGATATTGACGCTCCTGAAGCATGGAATTCTGAAACAGGGAGTAATAGCGTTATAGTGGCGGTTATAGATACCGGTGTTGACTACAACCATGAAGATCTGGTTGGAAATATGTGGATTAATCCGGGTGAAACACCCGGAAATGGAATTGATGATGACGGCAACGGATATATTGACGATATTCACGGGATTAATTCCATTCTCGGTACCGGTGATTCAATGGATAACAGCAATCATGGTACTCACGTTGCAGGCACCATAGGAGCCAAAGGTAATAACGGTATCGGTGTCGCTGGTGTGAATTGGGATATTAAAATCATTGGGTGTAAGTTTCTGAACTCATTCGGCATAGGTTCGACATCAGATGCAATAGAGTGTCTTGAATATCTCATATGGCTTAAGAATAATGGTATTGACGTAAAACTGTCGAATAACAGTTGGGGTGGCGGAGGTTTCAGTCAGGGTCTTCATGATGCTATAGAGGCTGCAGGCGACGCGGGAATACTCTTCTGCGCTTCGGCAGGCAATGCCTCAAATGATAATGATACTACCCCGTCTTATCCTTCAGGCTATGATCTACCTAATATCATAGCGGTGGCATCAACAGACAGAAATGACAGGCTTTCAAGTTTTTCAAGTTATGGAGCAACCAGTGTTGACCTGGCGGCGCCGGGGAGTTCTATTTTAAGCACCACTCCTGGAAACACCTATTCTACATTCAGCGGCACATCTATGTCCGCTCCACACGTTGGTGGTGCGTGCGCATTAGTTTGGGCACAAAACCCTTCATACAGCTACCTTGACGTAAAAGAAACCATTCTATCTACAGTAGATGTTCTGCAGAATCTTACCGGAAAAACGCTAACAGATGGGCGGTTAAATATAAATAATGCTATTAACTGTGATGCGGGTAATCCACAGTTGACTTCCTCTTTACAAAACGGATTTGAAGTGACTGTTGGAGAAGATGTCATAGTTAAGACAAAATTGGTTGCATGCGCTCTATTGAAAGGTGCTGCGGTGACAGCCACATTTGGCAGTACAGGAGGGCAGATTAACCTTTTAGATAATGGGGTGGCCCCTGATGTAACAGCCAATGATGGTGTATATACAGGAACCTGGGTGCCGAGTTCAGTAACTGCTCTGACGGTTACTATTGATGCTGTGCATAACACAAACAACTATCAGTTATTAATAAATGGAGATGTAATGTCCTTTGATGGTTACCATTATGATGATACGGTTGTTTTTAACTGGATAGATATAAGCGGTACAGGAACACCTGTTCCATTAGGTGATGACGATTTTGCCCATTTTCAGATACCTTTTCCAATAGCCTTTTATGGTACGGGTATCAATAGTCAGGCAATCTATAACAATATTTCAATTGGTTCTAACGGACAGATATACTTTGACAATAATTCTTTTGGCAATCAATACTCTAATAGCACACTTCCATACAGTAACACATCTGTTCCTTTTATTGCGTTGTTCTGGGATGACTTAAACCCATCCGGGAGTAATATGGTTTTCTGGGAAGTTCGTGGTACGGCACCCAACAGGCAGCTTATCGTCCAGTATAATCAGGTTCCTCATTATAACAGAGTTGGAGCTGCTACTTTTGAGATTGTTTTCTATGAAAATTCAGAAAACATCCTGATGCAATACCTTGATGTAGACTTTGGAAATGCTAATTATAATAATGGAAGTTCAGCGACAATAGGTATGCAACGGGACCAGCAGTTTGCGCAGCAATATTCATTTAACCAGCCTTCGTTACAGAATGATATGGCAATCCTCTGGTATCAAACAGGTCAAATACCGCCCAGTGTTAAAATTAAAGTTAATGGAAATGATGACTTGGTCTCTGTTAGTCCTAACGATAATGTTACCTATTCCTTATCTATTGATGCCGGAGACAGTCTTGGTCTGCCGGTGGAATTGTGGCTAGGTGTAATGTCGCCATATGGAACATTTAGGATTTTATCAGGAATCGATATTCCATTGATAAACTTGTCGGATACAAATTTATTCACCTTTCCATTGCCAGCCGGCATATGGGCATGGTTTATAATCATAGATGATAAACCTGATGACGTTTTGGATTTGAAATGGTACGACTGGGCAGTTGTATTGTCTCTACCGAACTGA
- a CDS encoding sugar transferase: protein MDNSKLIRDFAIHKNVSTIDVPLELESGASSFFLITKRCLDIILSLLGLIICLPLFPIFGFIIKIGSKGPILFRQKRLRINGKPFIIYKFRSMVIDAEETKSSLYSKNEVKGPMFKIKKDPRLTKFGKIIRPLKLDELPQFWNVLKGELSFVGPRPLADEEMRSNPEWREMRLKVKPGITGMWQVENNDYRSFDEWIHWDTYYVTNQSLILDIKILFKTITSLSKLIFDKDH from the coding sequence ATGGATAACAGTAAACTTATTAGAGATTTTGCGATACACAAAAACGTATCTACGATAGACGTTCCCTTAGAACTTGAATCAGGCGCGAGTAGCTTTTTTTTGATAACAAAAAGATGTTTAGATATTATTTTGAGCCTTTTAGGCTTAATAATTTGCTTGCCTCTCTTTCCAATCTTTGGTTTTATCATAAAGATTGGATCAAAAGGGCCTATATTGTTTCGGCAAAAAAGGTTGAGAATAAACGGTAAACCTTTTATTATATACAAGTTCAGGAGTATGGTAATCGACGCAGAGGAAACTAAATCTTCTCTTTACAGCAAAAATGAGGTAAAAGGCCCTATGTTTAAGATTAAAAAAGATCCACGCCTTACAAAATTCGGTAAAATTATAAGACCATTAAAACTGGATGAGCTTCCTCAATTTTGGAATGTACTGAAGGGGGAGTTGTCTTTTGTGGGCCCAAGGCCTCTGGCAGATGAAGAGATGAGATCTAATCCTGAATGGCGGGAAATGAGACTTAAAGTAAAACCCGGAATTACGGGAATGTGGCAGGTGGAAAACAATGACTATAGATCTTTTGATGAGTGGATACACTGGGATACCTACTATGTGACAAATCAGTCTCTCATACTTGATATAAAAATCCTTTTCAAAACAATTACTAGTTTGTCAAAATTGATTTTTGATAAAGATCATTGA
- a CDS encoding tyrosine-protein kinase family protein: MGVFNKVNIKDQYLAGRNTIANTSFSTLADNTCLNAIENGDDKVYLVTSASLYEGKTTVSINLALQIAKRGRKVLLIDANLRNPTIGDIFNLKGLPGFTQVICNGKLMTDLIVSEEKYNFDIMPSGKIDHEPFEVMTSPKLVENLELAKKLYDFVILDSPAVNIHMDSLHLCPVVDQIIFVILANYTEKNKVNIAKQRILNVEGKILGMVLNREKYSFLHNGK, from the coding sequence ATGGGAGTTTTTAACAAAGTTAACATTAAGGACCAATATTTAGCTGGACGTAATACAATCGCAAACACCTCTTTTTCAACACTGGCAGATAATACCTGTTTGAACGCTATCGAAAACGGTGATGATAAAGTGTATTTAGTTACGAGCGCTTCGTTATATGAAGGAAAAACCACTGTTTCAATTAACTTAGCTCTCCAAATTGCAAAAAGGGGAAGGAAGGTTCTTTTGATTGATGCTAATCTTAGAAACCCTACAATTGGAGATATTTTCAATTTGAAGGGTTTGCCTGGATTTACCCAGGTTATTTGTAATGGAAAGTTAATGACAGATCTTATCGTTTCGGAGGAGAAATATAATTTTGACATAATGCCTTCCGGTAAGATTGATCACGAACCCTTTGAGGTAATGACCTCACCGAAATTGGTAGAAAACCTTGAGTTAGCAAAAAAACTTTATGATTTTGTTATACTAGATAGTCCAGCGGTAAATATCCACATGGATTCTCTTCACTTGTGCCCTGTTGTTGATCAAATTATTTTTGTTATTCTGGCAAACTATACCGAAAAGAATAAAGTAAATATTGCCAAACAAAGGATATTAAATGTAGAGGGAAAAATCCTTGGTATGGTCTTGAACAGAGAAAAATATTCGTTTTTACATAATGGTAAATAG